Proteins from a single region of Nerophis ophidion isolate RoL-2023_Sa linkage group LG10, RoL_Noph_v1.0, whole genome shotgun sequence:
- the sb:cb1058 gene encoding uncharacterized protein sb:cb1058 isoform X1, whose translation MTIGKNSKKNSVRGSIRAPKFLDKSGGFYGRLDEPERAPLEVEFVNENVTEWDVMECGEDVVHVSEKDEVENMRVFLPMEDDGQTLLCTAPSQRSSGKWQRSSRRRHKQGSSQEKSHRDKRPPSHVLEVAMKEETLPVHLACREDADNQVLIQDQMRMKREQEEGMKVVKKNTMKMYRKALDRAFRRGWEAFVANIYSVTLTPVNSSFSPSSKKKHQHNLVLAEFQ comes from the exons ATGACCATTGGCAAGAATTCTAAGAAAAATTCAGTGCGAGGTTCAATTCGAGCTCCCAAGTTCCTGGACAAATCTGGTGGCTTCTATGGTCGCCTGGATGAGCCTGAAAGGGCGCCCCTGGAGGTGGAGTTTGTGAATGAGAATGTGACCGAGTGGGATGTGATGGAGTGTGGCGAAGATGTTGTGCATGTAAGCGAGAAAGATGAGGTGGAGAACATGCGGGTGTTTCTACCGATGGAAGACGATGGCCAGACGCTACTGTGCACTGCGCCCAGTCAGCGGAGCAGTGGCAAGTGGCAGAGGAGTTCCAGGAGGAGGCATAAGCAGGGAAGCTCTCAGGAGAAGTCACACAGAGACAAGAGGCCCCCCAGCCACGTCCTGGAGGTGGCCATGAAAGAGGAGACCCTCCCTGTGCATCTCGCGTGCCGGGAGGATGCTGACAACCAGGTATTGATCCAAGACCAAATGAGGATGAAGAGAGAGCAAGAGGAAGGGATGAAAGTGGTAAAGAAGAACACGATGAAAATGTATCGCAAG GCTTTGGACCGAGCTTTTCGCCGAGGCTGGGAGGCATTCGTGGCCAACATCTACAGCGTCACCCTCACGCCTGTCAACTCATCTTTTTCGCCATCATCTAAGAAGAAACATCAGCACAACTTGGTGTTGGCGGAGTTTCAGTAG
- the sb:cb1058 gene encoding uncharacterized protein sb:cb1058 isoform X2: MTIGKNSKKNSVRGSIRAPKFLDKSGGFYGRLDEPERAPLEVEFVNENVTEWDVMECGEDVVHVSEKDEVENMRVFLPMEDDGQTLLCTAPSQRSSGKWQRSSRRRHKQGSSQEKSHRDKRPPSHVLEVAMKEETLPVHLACREDADNQVLIQDQMRMKREQEEGMKVIACPHQDHGGAGAYPT, translated from the exons ATGACCATTGGCAAGAATTCTAAGAAAAATTCAGTGCGAGGTTCAATTCGAGCTCCCAAGTTCCTGGACAAATCTGGTGGCTTCTATGGTCGCCTGGATGAGCCTGAAAGGGCGCCCCTGGAGGTGGAGTTTGTGAATGAGAATGTGACCGAGTGGGATGTGATGGAGTGTGGCGAAGATGTTGTGCATGTAAGCGAGAAAGATGAGGTGGAGAACATGCGGGTGTTTCTACCGATGGAAGACGATGGCCAGACGCTACTGTGCACTGCGCCCAGTCAGCGGAGCAGTGGCAAGTGGCAGAGGAGTTCCAGGAGGAGGCATAAGCAGGGAAGCTCTCAGGAGAAGTCACACAGAGACAAGAGGCCCCCCAGCCACGTCCTGGAGGTGGCCATGAAAGAGGAGACCCTCCCTGTGCATCTCGCGTGCCGGGAGGATGCTGACAACCAGGTATTGATCCAAGACCAAATGAGGATGAAGAGAGAGCAAGAGGAAGGGATGAAAGTG ATTGCTTGTCCTCATCAAGATCatgggggagctggagcctatcccacctgA